In Mycobacterium sp. 050128, one genomic interval encodes:
- a CDS encoding GIY-YIG nuclease family protein, translating to MLSVVVRDVYTDAERREMRASLKSLLPIDSMIWSPAGVYCFWDPETHDALYVGVSNNLAGRFATHNGLTGRLPRGNKVQEINDWFQTHPRLGYSVILQSAIADDKYEGASSRAEGQLIEGHRIRYGSIPPWNKIGASTEGAAKAGVLTGGWFDMLTGRGDSLMVSRRTIRELDADASAEMKEFDLVIARTPLLVSQVGDGAIRTALARVQDNAEYWGMTQDRCAELAAYLDEPAPHPESI from the coding sequence ATGCTATCGGTGGTCGTGCGTGACGTTTATACCGACGCAGAACGACGGGAAATGCGGGCAAGCCTGAAGAGCCTCCTCCCGATCGATAGCATGATCTGGAGTCCTGCTGGTGTGTATTGCTTTTGGGACCCAGAGACGCACGACGCGTTGTATGTCGGGGTGTCGAATAATCTGGCCGGTCGCTTCGCCACTCACAACGGTCTAACGGGCCGCCTGCCCCGCGGCAATAAGGTTCAAGAGATTAATGATTGGTTCCAAACGCATCCCCGACTTGGGTACAGCGTCATCCTGCAATCGGCGATTGCCGATGACAAGTATGAAGGCGCATCTTCCCGTGCGGAGGGCCAACTGATCGAAGGGCACCGGATCAGATATGGGTCCATCCCACCGTGGAACAAGATCGGCGCTAGCACCGAGGGCGCGGCCAAGGCTGGAGTCTTAACGGGCGGATGGTTCGACATGCTCACCGGCCGCGGGGACAGTCTTATGGTGTCCCGACGAACAATCCGAGAGTTAGACGCCGATGCCAGTGCCGAGATGAAGGAATTCGATCTGGTGATTGCCCGAACGCCCTTGCTTGTAAGCCAAGTCGGTGATGGAGCAATTCGCACAGCACTTGCGCGAGTGCAGGACAACGCAGAGTACTGGGGCATGACCCAAGACCGATGTGCTGAGTTGGCGGCGTATCTGGATGAACCTGCTCCACACCCTGAGTCAATCTGA